The following proteins are encoded in a genomic region of Leptospira kirschneri serovar Cynopteri str. 3522 CT:
- a CDS encoding M61 family metallopeptidase — protein MYKLHFVIQEYQLTGHYLQVELEVESSQNETVFCLPVWSPGSYMVRDYSRHIHKLETFTVGKNGKNLEISQIGLDSWKIRSEGKPFHLRYVVYGYDYSVRSNYFTTEFCILHPPALFLYPKDQVVSEITLEISNDLPFEFCHSGLNGKGKKRFSKNLDEFLDTPILLSNREAISFQAGECDHEIVLEGELSKSVQKTLIPDLQKITAEQIRSMGVSPNTRYLFILILSEGAYGGLEHLNSSVNMYDPLKAISKDGYLKLLELLSHEYFHLWNVKRIRPIALGPFDYQKPSLTKELWIAEGITSFYDAYFLVRTKHLNPESYLAKVMEDLQSLEKSEGESWMSLEDSSFTAWTKFYNRPNDPNANNTGISYYVKGGILALAMNLHLLSETSGKYSLLDVMNEVYQSFHVGKNRGFTKIEFFEAAKKRTGIDLKLEFGDYLDKPISIPIEKYLHKIGVKRLDSNPGIELGFGTRDERGYLFINKIDWKFLDVSVDLSLGDEWIALNGIRIHSGNRKDLLKQCKTGEKIELLISRKGKILKRKMKLSKRFQTSQFKFEDHLSEEQTKLRNLFFGSSSSKS, from the coding sequence TTGTATAAACTTCATTTTGTAATTCAGGAATATCAACTTACGGGACACTATCTTCAAGTCGAATTGGAGGTAGAGTCCTCTCAAAACGAAACCGTTTTTTGTCTACCCGTTTGGTCTCCCGGATCTTATATGGTTCGAGATTATTCTAGGCATATTCATAAACTAGAAACTTTTACTGTTGGAAAAAATGGAAAAAATCTAGAAATTTCACAAATCGGTCTGGACTCTTGGAAAATTCGAAGTGAAGGAAAACCTTTTCATCTGCGTTATGTGGTCTATGGTTATGATTATTCGGTTCGTTCCAATTATTTTACAACAGAGTTCTGTATTTTACATCCGCCTGCTTTGTTTTTATATCCGAAAGACCAAGTAGTTTCGGAAATTACATTAGAAATTTCGAATGATCTTCCATTTGAATTTTGTCACTCCGGTTTAAACGGTAAGGGTAAAAAACGTTTTTCTAAAAATTTAGATGAGTTTTTAGACACACCCATTCTATTGTCCAATCGAGAGGCGATTTCTTTTCAAGCGGGAGAATGTGATCATGAAATTGTACTCGAGGGAGAATTATCCAAATCCGTTCAAAAAACCCTAATCCCAGATCTTCAAAAAATCACAGCGGAACAAATCCGTTCGATGGGAGTCTCACCAAACACTCGTTATTTGTTTATTTTAATTCTTTCAGAAGGGGCCTACGGTGGTTTAGAACATCTAAATTCTTCCGTAAATATGTATGATCCTTTGAAAGCCATTTCAAAAGACGGATACTTAAAACTTCTGGAACTTTTATCCCACGAATACTTTCACCTATGGAACGTTAAACGAATTCGTCCAATTGCTTTAGGACCTTTCGATTATCAAAAACCTAGTTTAACAAAAGAGTTATGGATCGCGGAAGGGATCACTTCCTTTTACGACGCGTATTTTTTAGTTAGAACCAAACATCTCAATCCGGAATCCTATCTTGCAAAAGTTATGGAAGATTTACAAAGTTTAGAAAAATCGGAGGGGGAATCTTGGATGAGTCTTGAAGATTCTTCTTTTACCGCTTGGACCAAATTTTACAATCGTCCGAACGATCCCAATGCCAATAACACAGGAATTTCCTATTACGTCAAAGGCGGGATTTTAGCTCTTGCTATGAATCTTCATCTTTTATCGGAAACCTCCGGAAAATATTCTCTTTTAGACGTGATGAACGAAGTCTATCAATCCTTTCATGTAGGTAAAAATAGAGGCTTTACAAAAATTGAATTTTTTGAAGCCGCAAAAAAGCGCACCGGAATCGATCTAAAATTAGAATTCGGAGATTATCTGGATAAACCGATTTCAATTCCGATCGAAAAGTATCTTCATAAAATTGGTGTTAAACGATTAGATTCCAATCCTGGAATAGAACTCGGTTTTGGAACTAGAGATGAAAGAGGTTATCTTTTTATCAATAAAATCGATTGGAAGTTTTTAGATGTTTCCGTAGATTTAAGTTTAGGTGACGAATGGATCGCTTTGAATGGGATTCGGATTCATTCTGGAAATAGAAAGGATCTTCTAAAACAGTGTAAAACGGGAGAAAAGATAGAACTTTTAATTTCGAGAAAGGGTAAAATTCTCAAACGTAAAATGAAACTTTCCAAAAGATTCCAAACGAGCCAATTTAAATTTGAAGATCATCTTTCCGAAGAACAAACTAAATTACGAAATCTTTTTTTCGGATCTAGTAGTTCTAAATCTTAA
- a CDS encoding SDR family NAD(P)-dependent oxidoreductase, with protein MKNQAPTQKENIILTGGSGGLGRAIVKLLLSEGYSVTNLDIQSPKETFSGEFFLNVDLTNEQDLTNVLSQWESLISSQNQNPYGFVHCAGYGGPYHKITDVSLEEWDRIFSVNIRSAFQIVKLILPKFKKLQLGRLVFIASSLSVVGSANSVAYSASKHSLIGFVKSISDEWGPFGITSNAVSPGYIETSMGIQEDQVPDHRNKIIQMTPTRKIASTYEIARVVSFLLNKESSYINGANWTVDGGITAI; from the coding sequence TTGAAAAATCAGGCACCAACTCAAAAAGAAAATATCATTCTGACGGGAGGAAGTGGAGGTTTAGGAAGAGCTATCGTAAAGTTACTTCTATCGGAAGGTTATTCCGTAACGAATTTAGATATTCAATCTCCCAAAGAAACTTTTTCGGGAGAATTTTTTTTAAACGTGGATTTAACAAACGAACAGGACCTTACAAATGTACTTTCTCAGTGGGAGAGTTTAATTTCTTCTCAAAATCAAAATCCTTACGGTTTTGTTCATTGTGCGGGATATGGAGGGCCTTATCATAAAATCACCGATGTTAGTTTAGAAGAGTGGGATCGAATTTTTTCGGTAAATATAAGATCTGCATTTCAGATTGTGAAATTGATTCTTCCTAAATTCAAAAAGTTGCAACTAGGTAGATTGGTATTCATTGCTTCATCATTATCTGTCGTAGGTTCTGCAAACTCGGTTGCATATTCCGCTTCGAAACATTCTTTGATCGGCTTTGTAAAATCTATTTCTGATGAATGGGGTCCTTTTGGAATTACTTCAAACGCCGTAAGTCCTGGTTATATAGAAACCTCGATGGGAATCCAAGAAGATCAAGTTCCCGACCATAGAAATAAAATCATTCAAATGACACCTACGCGTAAAATCGCATCTACTTACGAAATTGCAAGGGTAGTTTCTTTTTTGTTAAACAAGGAATCTTCTTATATCAACGGCGCCAATTGGACCGTTGACGGAGGTATTACTGCAATTTAA
- the argB gene encoding acetylglutamate kinase, translating to MEKLLERVNHILEALPYITQYSGKTVVIKYGGAAMAKADLKESFAKDIVLLKYVGIHPVIVHGGGPEINRLLDNLKIPTEFVHGHRVTDVQTMEIVEMVLTGKVNKQIVSLINSQGGKAVGISGKDGNLAKAIKAPVEIELEGKEKQLFDVGLVGKIESVNPEILHNLQKEGFIPVISPVAENSEGESLNINADTFAGEIAGALKAEKLILLTDTQGILIDNQLVTGLNRSKVKDYIRKGEISGGMIPKVECCLTAIDQGVRRTHIIDGRVAHSILIEIFTDQGIGSLIES from the coding sequence ATGGAAAAACTTTTGGAAAGAGTTAATCATATTCTAGAAGCTCTTCCTTATATCACTCAGTACTCTGGCAAAACGGTCGTGATCAAATACGGCGGGGCGGCAATGGCAAAAGCCGATCTCAAGGAATCTTTTGCAAAAGATATTGTTCTTCTAAAATATGTAGGCATTCATCCGGTAATCGTCCACGGAGGTGGTCCCGAAATCAACAGGCTCTTGGACAACTTGAAAATCCCAACCGAATTTGTTCACGGTCATAGAGTTACAGACGTTCAAACGATGGAAATCGTGGAAATGGTTTTGACCGGTAAGGTAAATAAACAAATTGTTTCTTTGATCAATTCTCAAGGTGGAAAAGCGGTAGGAATTTCCGGTAAAGACGGTAATCTCGCAAAAGCAATTAAGGCTCCAGTCGAAATCGAATTGGAAGGAAAAGAAAAACAACTTTTTGACGTCGGACTTGTAGGAAAAATCGAATCCGTAAATCCCGAAATTCTTCATAACCTCCAAAAGGAAGGTTTTATTCCGGTCATTTCTCCGGTCGCTGAAAACTCAGAAGGAGAAAGTCTAAACATCAACGCGGATACGTTTGCAGGTGAAATTGCAGGCGCCTTAAAAGCGGAGAAATTGATTCTACTTACAGATACTCAAGGGATTCTAATCGATAATCAATTGGTAACCGGACTCAATCGAAGTAAAGTAAAAGATTATATTCGTAAGGGAGAAATCTCAGGGGGTATGATTCCCAAAGTAGAATGTTGTCTAACAGCAATCGATCAAGGAGTTCGTAGAACCCATATCATAGACGGAAGAGTCGCTCATTCCATTTTGATTGAAATTTTTACGGATCAAGGAATCGGCTCTCTGATCGAATCGTAG
- a CDS encoding GAF domain-containing SpoIIE family protein phosphatase — protein sequence MSERQLSLSLISDITARINSTDDLDELLGIIIETTKDVLNTEGCSLLLYDQNEDCLVFNVAKGTKGDSLTELKVPRGKGIAGMVLETLEPVIVNDAANDPRIYRNIDETVGFVTNNLICVPMSTQGEIQGVLEAVNSLERNEFTKRDIKILQYLSDLAAIAIRNRRLIRDLKSRANELDCLFQLSQAISNISEMDQFLNLIVNSISEVMNAERVSLVFFNSKTGKYELKKSIGFSLEDQEHFINEKEGVIQRIIETGNPILVQNISTVEDWFRPERYKTKSFISVPIRLDGKIIGILNAADKKSGNSFDNADQNILSTISNQIAEAYNSLLSKEQKEKLNLIYRDMQIASQIQLNSLPNIPKKIQGLELETSYTASREIGGDFYDLIYHNPDEVSVLIADVSGKGIAAALFMEFSKTIIAGEVSRNSSTSISLMSANRIIQEKSGYFMFVTVMLVRINMAKRKIRYSSAGHNEQILYKTKENKVMSLSGKGMPLGIKESEIDEHEIDYSSGDLLVLYTDGVSEAMNESNEMYGLENLIKLIERNGEMPLGALKELIIDTTDSFRGDAAPHDDYTLFMIRLP from the coding sequence ATGAGTGAAAGGCAGCTATCCTTATCTTTAATTTCCGATATAACGGCGAGAATCAATTCGACCGACGATCTGGATGAGTTACTTGGTATTATCATAGAAACCACAAAAGACGTTCTCAATACGGAAGGTTGTTCCCTTCTTTTATATGATCAAAACGAAGACTGTCTAGTATTCAACGTTGCAAAAGGAACCAAAGGAGATTCTTTAACGGAATTGAAAGTTCCAAGAGGTAAAGGAATTGCAGGAATGGTTCTAGAAACATTGGAACCCGTAATCGTAAACGACGCCGCAAACGATCCCAGGATTTATAGAAACATTGACGAGACGGTGGGTTTTGTAACCAACAATCTAATCTGCGTTCCGATGAGCACCCAAGGAGAAATTCAAGGAGTTTTAGAAGCCGTTAATTCTCTCGAAAGAAATGAATTCACAAAAAGAGATATTAAGATTCTTCAATATCTTTCTGATCTCGCCGCAATCGCGATCAGAAATAGAAGACTGATCCGAGATTTAAAAAGCAGAGCCAACGAACTAGATTGTTTATTTCAACTCAGTCAGGCGATCTCGAATATTTCTGAAATGGATCAATTTTTGAATCTAATCGTAAACTCGATTTCGGAAGTCATGAATGCGGAAAGAGTTTCTTTAGTTTTTTTCAATTCGAAAACTGGAAAATACGAACTCAAAAAAAGTATCGGCTTTAGTCTTGAAGATCAGGAACATTTTATCAATGAAAAGGAAGGAGTCATTCAAAGAATTATCGAAACCGGAAATCCAATTCTGGTTCAAAATATATCCACGGTAGAAGATTGGTTTCGCCCTGAAAGATATAAAACGAAATCCTTCATTTCAGTTCCGATTCGTTTGGATGGAAAGATTATTGGAATTTTAAATGCGGCCGATAAAAAATCTGGAAACAGTTTTGACAATGCTGATCAAAACATTTTAAGCACAATTTCTAATCAAATTGCAGAAGCTTATAATTCCCTACTTTCCAAAGAACAAAAGGAAAAATTGAATTTGATTTATAGAGACATGCAGATCGCCTCTCAAATTCAATTGAATTCCTTGCCAAATATTCCTAAAAAAATCCAAGGCCTAGAATTAGAAACTAGTTATACAGCTTCCAGAGAAATCGGCGGAGACTTTTATGATCTGATTTATCACAATCCGGACGAGGTAAGCGTTCTTATCGCAGACGTTTCTGGAAAAGGAATTGCCGCCGCGCTTTTTATGGAATTTTCCAAAACGATCATAGCGGGAGAAGTTTCCAGAAATTCTTCGACTAGCATCAGTTTGATGAGCGCCAACCGAATTATCCAGGAAAAATCAGGATACTTTATGTTTGTCACCGTAATGCTCGTAAGAATCAATATGGCCAAACGAAAGATTCGTTATTCTAGCGCAGGTCACAACGAACAAATTCTTTATAAAACCAAAGAAAACAAGGTAATGAGTCTTTCCGGTAAAGGAATGCCTCTCGGAATCAAAGAATCCGAAATTGACGAACATGAAATTGATTATTCCTCCGGAGACCTTTTGGTTCTTTATACGGACGGAGTCAGCGAAGCGATGAACGAATCCAATGAGATGTACGGCCTCGAAAATCTGATCAAACTTATAGAACGAAACGGAGAAATGCCTCTCGGCGCCTTAAAAGAACTCATCATAGATACTACTGACTCGTTTAGAGGAGACGCGGCACCTCACGACGATTATACGCTTTTTATGATTCGACTTCCGTAA
- a CDS encoding ATP-dependent 6-phosphofructokinase, with protein METKIQSFGECSIPSPAGYEYYTSDTSRLIFRTVFQSEEDWDSYVQEGPDFFEQAGPREKIYFKPQEVTAGIVTCGGLCPGINDVIRGIVMELYYRYGVSRILGFPYGYQGLVKRYSHQPIELTPEKVAHIVDEGGSMLSSSRGNQSPEEMVDSLSFYGVKILFCIGGDGTLRGARTIVDEIAKRKEKISVIGIPKTIDNDINYVQKTFGFSTAFSKAMEAVECAHVEAKGAPNGIGLVKLMGRHSGFIAVNAALASRNVNYCLIPEVDFDLFGNEAFLDDLKKRILKKGHAVIIVAEGAGQKFFDSTEERDSSGNLKLKDIGLFLKDTMTEFFKKENIPVNIKYIDPSYIIRSIPANAEDSVFCGFLAQNAVHAGMAGKTDMVVGMWNNVFTHLPISVAIQERKVLQPDRSTLWRSLLASTGQPAHMLAK; from the coding sequence ATGGAAACAAAGATTCAAAGTTTTGGAGAATGTTCAATCCCTAGTCCGGCGGGCTATGAGTATTATACGAGTGATACTTCCAGACTGATATTCAGAACGGTATTTCAATCTGAAGAGGATTGGGATTCTTATGTCCAAGAAGGTCCTGATTTTTTCGAACAGGCCGGTCCTAGAGAAAAAATCTATTTTAAACCTCAGGAAGTAACAGCAGGAATTGTTACTTGTGGAGGACTTTGTCCCGGAATCAACGACGTGATCCGTGGAATCGTAATGGAACTTTATTATCGTTACGGAGTTTCCAGAATATTAGGTTTTCCTTATGGGTACCAAGGTCTTGTAAAAAGATATTCTCATCAACCGATCGAACTCACTCCGGAAAAAGTAGCGCATATCGTAGATGAAGGTGGATCTATGTTATCTTCTTCAAGAGGAAATCAATCTCCCGAAGAAATGGTGGATAGTCTTAGTTTTTATGGAGTAAAAATACTTTTTTGTATCGGAGGAGACGGAACACTCAGAGGTGCTAGAACAATCGTGGATGAAATCGCAAAAAGGAAAGAAAAAATTTCCGTAATAGGAATTCCTAAAACGATCGATAACGACATCAACTACGTACAAAAAACATTCGGTTTTTCTACTGCGTTTTCCAAAGCAATGGAAGCGGTAGAATGTGCCCACGTGGAAGCAAAGGGAGCACCAAATGGAATTGGACTTGTAAAGTTGATGGGACGTCATTCTGGATTTATTGCGGTCAACGCGGCTTTAGCTTCTAGAAACGTAAATTATTGTCTGATTCCAGAAGTGGACTTTGATCTGTTTGGAAACGAGGCCTTTTTGGACGATCTCAAAAAAAGAATCCTAAAAAAAGGGCACGCCGTTATCATCGTAGCGGAAGGGGCCGGTCAAAAATTTTTTGATTCTACGGAGGAAAGAGATTCTTCCGGAAATTTAAAACTCAAAGACATCGGACTTTTTCTAAAAGATACGATGACAGAGTTTTTTAAAAAGGAAAACATTCCGGTAAATATTAAGTATATCGATCCTAGTTATATTATTCGATCAATTCCGGCTAACGCAGAAGATTCTGTATTTTGCGGTTTTCTGGCTCAGAATGCTGTACACGCCGGTATGGCGGGAAAAACGGATATGGTGGTGGGAATGTGGAACAACGTGTTTACCCATCTTCCGATTTCAGTTGCAATTCAGGAAAGAAAAGTTTTACAACCGGATCGAAGTACTCTTTGGAGATCACTTTTGGCTTCTACGGGTCAGCCGGCTCATATGTTGGCCAAATAA
- a CDS encoding LIC_20087 family outer membrane protein, translating into MNKKRFFILSLFLILFGVSIFSVENPSFSSFEPYHLSRNFDLNRQKYLQVIAIPYKDPMELKLGPENNSISGKESIETNFIQTPGLSFSGMFQPFLFSVVPRERIQFLPVSEAIFVNDVSSRNGRLVSGAFSEKRTMDRITDSRNQIPGFGLTSWNSNSLQNGSSSGVMFLYMKRHAGLEMDFNARMIGNQAGLAFLESARSTIAFNYSVFPEIGESSKMNFFLQFSSIKRFQDKGLSYGEPGNNFRGMKSYEYYLNPGISFSSRNLSLEGMIRVPVPIAAQLGGEQHQWMQDVQGILGIKYSFSETSSK; encoded by the coding sequence ATGAACAAAAAAAGATTCTTTATACTGTCTTTATTTTTGATTCTATTTGGAGTTTCTATTTTTTCAGTAGAAAATCCTTCGTTCAGTTCGTTCGAACCGTATCATCTTTCCCGCAATTTCGATCTCAATCGTCAAAAATATCTGCAAGTTATCGCAATTCCTTATAAAGATCCGATGGAACTCAAACTAGGACCGGAAAACAATTCTATTTCCGGTAAAGAGTCGATAGAAACTAATTTTATACAAACTCCTGGACTTTCTTTTTCCGGAATGTTTCAACCTTTTTTATTTTCCGTAGTTCCAAGAGAAAGAATTCAGTTTTTACCAGTTTCCGAAGCCATTTTTGTAAATGATGTTTCATCTCGAAATGGCAGGCTGGTTTCGGGGGCCTTCTCCGAAAAAAGAACGATGGATCGTATTACGGATTCTAGAAATCAAATTCCTGGTTTCGGTTTAACAAGTTGGAATTCAAACTCTCTTCAAAATGGAAGTAGTTCCGGAGTTATGTTTCTTTATATGAAACGCCACGCCGGATTAGAAATGGATTTTAATGCAAGAATGATCGGTAATCAGGCAGGCCTTGCATTTTTAGAATCTGCTAGATCCACGATCGCATTTAACTACTCCGTGTTTCCAGAAATCGGAGAAAGTTCTAAAATGAATTTCTTTCTTCAGTTTTCCAGTATCAAACGATTTCAAGATAAGGGTTTAAGTTATGGAGAACCCGGAAATAATTTTCGCGGCATGAAATCCTACGAATACTATCTAAATCCGGGTATTTCTTTTTCATCCAGAAACTTAAGTTTAGAAGGTATGATTCGGGTTCCAGTTCCAATTGCAGCCCAACTTGGAGGAGAACAACATCAATGGATGCAGGACGTTCAAGGAATTCTTGGAATCAAATATAGTTTTTCGGAAACTTCTTCTAAGTAA